One Malus sylvestris chromosome 14, drMalSylv7.2, whole genome shotgun sequence DNA segment encodes these proteins:
- the LOC126600749 gene encoding aldehyde dehydrogenase family 2 member B4, mitochondrial-like produces the protein MAARRLSFLLSRSLSAASSSSSSSSSSGSAASLLRSRGRSVSRFSSTAVATEELIIPPVQISHTQHLINGKFVDAASGKKFPTYDPRTGEVIAHVAEGDAEDINRAVAAARKAFDEGPWPKMGAYERSRILLRFADLVEKNSEELAALETWNNGKPYEQALTAEVPMLARLFHYYAGWADKIHGLTVPADGPYHVQTLHEPIGVAGQIIPWNFPLLMFAWKVGPALACGNTIVLKSAEQTPLTALYVAKLFQEAGLPPGVLNVVSGDGPTAGAALASHMDVDKVAFTGSTDTGKIILELAARSNLKPVTLELGGKSPFIICEDADIDHAVELAHFALFFNQGQCCCAGSRTFVHERVYDEFIEKAKARAVKRVVGDPFKKGVEQGPQIDNEQFEKVLRYIRAGIDSDATLECGGGRLGSKGYFIQPTVFSNVKDDMLIAKDEIFGPVQSILKFKELDEVVRRANATRYGLAAGVFTKNIDTANYLTRALRAGTVWVNCFDVFDAAIPFGGYKMSGIGREKGIYSLHNYLQVKAVVTPLKNPAWL, from the exons ATGGCAGCTCGGAGACTCTCCTTTTTACTCTCTCGCTCCCTCTCAgccgcttcttcttcttcttcttcttcttcttcttctggttcTGCAGCTTCTCTGCTTCGCTCTCGAG GGAGAAGTGTTAGCAGGTTTAGCAGTACCGCTGTAGCAACTGAGGAGTTAATCATTCCACCTGTTCAAATTAGTCACACTCAGCACCTAATCAATGGGAAATTCGTTGACGCTGCGTCAG GAAAAAAATTTCCAACATACGATCCTCGTACAGGAGAAGTGATTGCTCATGTGGCTGAGGGTGACGCAGAAGATATTAACCGTGCAGTAGCTGCTGCTCGCAAGGCATTTGATGAGGGACCGTGGCCGAAGATGGGCGCTTAT GAAAGATCGCGGATATTATTACGCTTTGCTGATTTGGTTGAGAAAAACAGTGAAGAGCTGGCAGCTCTAGAGACATGGAATAACGGGAAGCCTTATGAACAAGCTCTGACAGCCGAAGTACCAATGTTGGCTCGTCTATTTCACTACTATGCTG GATGGGCTGACAAAATCCATGGTCTAACTGTTCCGGCTGATGGACCTTATCATGTGCAAACGCTGCATGAACCAATTGGTGTTGCAGGACAGATTATTCCATGGAATTTTCCTCTACTCATGTTTGCCTGGAAAGTTGGGCCTGCACTGGCTTGTGGTAACACTATTGTCCTAAAGAGCGCCGAGCAGACGCCTCTGACTGCCCTCTATGTCGCAAAGCTATTCCAAGAG GCTGGTCTTCCTCCGGGTGTTCTAAACGTAGTTTCTGGAGATGGGCCAACTGCTGGTGCTGCTCTTGCCAGTCATATGGATGTGGACAAG GTAGCTTTCACCGGATCAACTGATACTGGAAAGATTATTCTTGAATTGGCTGCAAGAAGCAATCTTAAGCCTGTAACATTAGAGCTCGGAGGGAAATCACCTTTCATTATATGTGAAGACGCTGACATTGATCATGCTGTGGAGCTTGCGCACTTTGCTCTCTTCTTTAATCAG GGGCAATGTTGCTGTGCCGGGTCTCGTACTTTTGTACATGAGCGTGTGTATGATGAGTTCATAGAGAAAGCAAAGGCACGTGCTGTGAAGCGTGTTGTTGGCGATCCCTTTAAGAAGGGCGTTGAACAAGGCCCTCAG ATCGACAATGAGCAGTTTGAGAAGGTCCTTAGATACATAAGAGCTGGCATTGATAGCGATGCTACCCTCGAATGTGGAGGTGGAAGATTGGGCTCCAAGGGATACTTCATCCAGCCTACTGTTTTCTCAAATGTTAAG GACGATATGTTGATAGCAAAGGATGAGATCTTCGGCCCAGTGCAATCAATTTTGAAATTCAA GGAGCTCGATGAAGTGGTCCGAAGGGCAAATGCAACACGCTATGGTCTAGCTGCCGGAGTTTTCACCAAAAACATTGACACCGCCAACTACTTGACACGGGCATTGAGGGCTGGGACAGTCTGGGTGAATTGCTTCGACGTGTTTGATGCTGCAATTCCTTTTGGTGGATACAAGATGAGTGGAATAGGCAGAGAGAAGGGAATCTACAGCCTTCATAACTACTTGCAGGTGAAGGCTGTTGTCACTCCTTTGAAGAATCCGGCATGGTTGTAG